The region TCGATCACAAAGTCTTTCTTTGGTCTTATAGGCTTTTGGTTTAATTTTTCTCCAAACACAATGCACTCCACCTTCCTAGAAACAAGCATTCCTCAGACAGGAAACCCTAATTttacttttccctttctttactCACATATGACTCAAGATTGTAGTTAtaattttcaagattttgaatcTTCTTCATTTCTTGATCAGCTTCTTGTTGACTACTCTCctaccaataacaacaaccatagtACTTCCCTTTCAGAAAATCCCATCATGCAGGAAATTAATATCAATAGTGGAAATCCTGCTAGATCCTTTTATGCTACACCACCACACATTAACCACTTGAAAGAGTAAGTCATCAAGCTAAGAAGATCTTGGCTAGAATTAGTACTCATAATTCTTTTTCGAGCACTAAGCTCAGGAATATGTTTAGTTGCTTGGCCGATCATAATTCAGCAAAGATTTTAAGTGGGTTTTGTTTGAACTATAGTATTATATATGAGTTAccttataaattttatactgGATCTTGATCCTTTATTTATAGTTCTTGCATTAACCGATTTGAAATTAGATAAATCTATATCACAAGCTAGCTCATGTTATACAATCATAATCTATTGTAAAACATTTTTATAATCgttggtgtgtatatatatatatatatatatatttatttatttatatatatttatttatgtagTTTTTGATGTTTTTACAGAAAATCCAAAGTGGGGATAAAGAAATTAGAGAAGATAAATCAAAGACATGTTATTGTTTTTAGAACAAAGACACAACTTGAGATCTTGGATGATGGATATAAATGGAGAAAGTATGGGAAGAAGAAGGTGAAAAGCAACACAAATCCAAGgtaaattataaattatgatCTCATGCATGCCCATCTCACCAATATGATGATCAATATTGACGCAATATTTTTTCTGGGAGTAAATTccacttttttttgaaattcgaGTCACAATTTTATTACCACTGAAACTAGCATACATTTTAAGGAGGACTAGGCCTGGCCTTCTTGTGAGAGTTGATAACTTGGAAAGATCAAGTTAAAAGAGCTATGAACAATTACATGTTCCAAAATGCAAAAAAAGTAACAATAAAGATGGTACTTCAAGGTGGCTTGAAGATGAGCACACCAGGTTTTCTCTTCTTGACTCGAAAGGATGGTAATTGCCATCTAttagtgttaaaaaaaaaaaacctctaaTCGGTTTATTTTACTTTGCTTTTGAAAAAGAAGTATTTCAGAAATACTCAAGGAAATTCTCGAAGACACATGACATAGAGCAAAAACCAATTTTTTGGTTCTAAAAATCTACCAAATATTTCAAATTAACAAAGAGTGCTTCACAAAAGACTCAAGCCTCAACAAGAATTAAAAATTACTGTTTGTGGGTATATACCTAAATATAGGTAGGAAAAAGATACAATCACTAATTATATTATGCATTAAAGTTTTTAGTGGTCCTGATTATGATACATGCTCCAGATTTCTGCCCTTGATAAGTTCCTATCCTTTGGAAATGCTTCTTATTTCTGTCCTCACTGTTTCTAAACGAGGGGAAATTGAACTTTAAATTGATTAGATGAACATTCTCACTGACCGAGTTGTTTATTTGCTATGTATACCTTGAAGATTAGGGCCACTTCTAGCATTTGCTGCACTCAACCCAAGAATATATTCAGTTTGAGTTTTATATACATCATTGGTATCAAGAATAGCTAGCCAAAAGATATCTACAAGTAATTGTCTCTTTAGAATATAAGATTTGTAAGACATGTTGCCTATTACAATAGGTAAAGATGACTTGATGGTGTAAAAATGATCATTAATTACactatagtgtatatatataactaaaactcatttcaaaattataattaattcttGCTTCTAACATGGCCATATCGGTATTAATTAAGTGCTCCTTGGTTagatgttattgttgattgtgTACAGTGTACCTAGTTATTGTtcttacccaaaaaaaaaaaaaaaagtgtgccTGTGTATTGTACTTGCTTCTTATAGTTAGTCACATGTCCCTGGTCCTGTCCCCATGGAATTTCTTTATTTGCTGCACCAAATAGAAATTGTCCGACTCAAAGCACATATAGAAagtttattatttgtttctggTTGTCGTTACTGTACTGGATATTTGTTTCTAAGTGGAGTACTTTAGTTTGATCACataatgacatatatatatatatataataaactgCTGAAGATGAATTTCATTCCACTGCTCAAAATAGTATTGTAACAATTTGCAAGATAAGCTTAACAGAAAAGTGGTAATAGTAACTTGGTCTAGGAAAATATGAAGATTAAGAAAATATATTGTctatatgtatattgatattTGAATGCGCCTCGGAGAGTTCAAAGTAGTATATCTAACAAGGCCATCCAATATGACACCACATGGAGGTCTCAGcttcgaaaccccctgcctacaAAAAGCAAGGAATTTttcttctgggtcgagctcgtcgcatgGGCTTGCCTAGCACGGTTATCTcttctgtgtggtttgcgagctattgcacaaaAGCGAGATTTACCCAGTGCGCACCCGAAGgatagcggctgcgggttcccttgtcataagtaaaaaaaaaatgtggaaagagtattttgattTTGGCATATAACACAATCATGAGATATTCAAAGTAGTGTCAATCTTCATTGCATTACATGCTGAAAGGACATTAATATAAAGATGATACTAGACTAGTTTGGATTTACGCTTGGTAGATCTGGAATAGAGGCTATAATTCTACTGAAAAGATTGATAGAAATTCATCCCAttataaaggtaaaaaaaaaaaaaaaaaacgtaagtCCTAAATTAATTAAAGAGACTGACATGCATGTTAAAATAGACTGTCAGTTTGGAAAAACAGATGAATTATTTAGGGTTTGTTTGGTCATGAtctttgaagttgaaatttttttagacatgcaatttggatctCAAAAGTTGtactttttctcaaaaaaaaaaaaaaaaaacttcaaaagtTCATGCAACAAAATATATGCTAAAAAACTTCTCAAATTCTTACaatcttacaaaaaaaaaatgaccaaatacaattttttctcataaacatGTACTAAAAAATagatcttaccaaatga is a window of Lycium ferocissimum isolate CSIRO_LF1 chromosome 12, AGI_CSIRO_Lferr_CH_V1, whole genome shotgun sequence DNA encoding:
- the LOC132040587 gene encoding probable WRKY transcription factor 51, with product MHSTFLETSIPQTGNPNFTFPFLYSHMTQDCSYNFQDFESSSFLDQLLVDYSPTNNNNHSTSLSENPIMQEININSGNPARSFYATPPHINHLKEKSKVGIKKLEKINQRHVIVFRTKTQLEILDDGYKWRKYGKKKVKSNTNPRNYYKCSIGGCKVKKRVERDGHDSSYLITTYEGRHSHESSSSINYNHEMPLNFLNEWSHCSC